The following are encoded together in the Lathyrus oleraceus cultivar Zhongwan6 chromosome 3, CAAS_Psat_ZW6_1.0, whole genome shotgun sequence genome:
- the LOC127129442 gene encoding uncharacterized protein LOC127129442, which produces MDIDCAIRKDEPPAITDESTPAAIALYERWERSNRLSVIFIKTKIIGGIHGSVDQHENVCDLLKAIDDQFVTSEKALASTLIMKFSSYQLTSVKGVHEHIMKMRDISAQLKKLKVDMSDSFLVHYILNSLPSEYGPFKISYNTHKEKWSINELMTMCVQEEERLVMEQSESALLTSTRGKNRAFKTDKS; this is translated from the coding sequence ATGGACATAGATTGTGCTATTAGGAAAGACGAACCACCTGCAATTACAGATGAAAGTACTCCAGCTGCAATCGCACTATATGAGCGGTGGGAGAGATCCAACCGGCTCAGTGTGATATTCATTAAGACTAAGATCATAGGTGGAATACATGGTTCTGTCGATCAGCATGAGAATGTCTGTGATTTGCTGAAAGCCATTGACGATCAGTTCGTCACTTCTGAGAAGGCTTTGGCAAGCACATTAATTATGAAATTTTCCTCCTACCAACTCACCAGTGTGAAAGGTGTGCATGAGCACATAATGAAAATGCGTGACATTTCAGCTCAACTTAAGAAACTTAAGGTTGATATGTCTGACTCCTTCCTGGTGCACTATATTTTGAACTCTCTTCCGTCTGAGTATGGGCCTTTCAAGATCTCCTACAATACACATAAAGAGAAATGGTCAATCAATGAATTAATGACCATGTGTGTTCAGGAAGAAGAAAGGCTTGTAATGGAACAGAGTGAGAGTGCATTACTGACAAGCACTCGCGGGAAGAACAGAGCTTTCAAAACTGACAAGTCATAA